From Onychostoma macrolepis isolate SWU-2019 chromosome 05, ASM1243209v1, whole genome shotgun sequence, one genomic window encodes:
- the emb gene encoding embigin isoform X2 yields MAAEKAILCVLFEEFSEPDEIGSCKHTPVLPSHHGCSSEGRGSWCLWGPASEKDAPEEMPRPSHTQHSCSQRALFSMASVRHLILLLLYCDGMNTETTPSPQSDPVITTRKAVSKGQNQVIIEDLAILTPQYIELLCNLTDIPNNPPYITGYWTKDGQEIENSEETVNRYNEQYILKKTFSIQARDLGNYSCIFRENRAQVTFVLDVPVIKDKRDKPVVSYIGDSVVLECKLKHTPNTWNWYKANNTEKGLINVTANPLNYKIFINGNETKLTVLNLTEEDSGKYICSAEFDIKPSESYVELKVLSYTEPLKPFIAIVVEVIVLVTLILLWEKCNKPQHDDFSAGVNDLCSEQTSKLTRDESNGVENNTARQRKLER; encoded by the exons ATGGCAGCTGAGAAGgccattctttgtgttctttttgaagaattttcggAGCCTGATGAAATCG GAAGCTGCAAGCATACACCAGTCCTGCCAAGTCACCATGGCTGCAGTAGTGAAGGGAGGGGGAGTTGGTGTCTCTGGGGACCTGCTTCTGAAAAAGACGCACCAGAAGAGATGCCTCGCCCCAGCCACACACAGCACAGCTGCAGCCAAAGAGCTCTCTTCTCCATGGCTAGCGTCAGACATCTCATCTTACTTCTTCTCTACTGTGATGGGATGAACACTG aaacaaCCCCTTCCCCACAGTCTGATCCTGTAATTACAACACGAAAAGCTGTATCCAAAG GTCAAAATCAAGTCATTATTGAAGACCTTGCAATCCTGACACCCCAGTATATAGAACTTTTATGTAACCTAACTGATATACCAAATAACCCTCCGTACATTACTGGCTATTGGACTAAAGATGGACAAGAAATTGAAAACTCTGAAGAAACTGTAAATAGGTACAATGAACAGTATATCCTTAAAAAGAC TTTCAGTATACAGGCCAGAGACTTGGGAAATTATTCCTGCATCTTCAGAGAAAATCGGGCACAAGTAACATTTGTTTTAGATG TTCCTGTAATAAAAGACAAAAGAGACAAGCCGGTAGTGAGTTACATTGGAGATTCAGTTGTACTGGAGTgtaaactcaaacacacaccaaACACCTGGAACTGGTACAAGGCAAACAACACTGAAAAG GGGCTCATCAATGTTACTGCAAACCCTCTGAACTACAAGATCTTTATTAATGGAAATGAAACCAAACTGACTGTACTGAATCTGACCGAAGAAGATTCTGGAAAGTACATATGCAGTGCTGAGTTTGATATCAAACCCAGTGAGTCTTATGTAGAGCTGAAGGTCTTGTCGTATACTGAGCCTCTCAAGCCCTTCATTGCTATAGTGGTTGAAGTCATTGTCCTTGTCACGCTGATTTTGCTTTGGGAAAAATGCAACAAGCCACAACATGACGACTTTTCTGCAGGAG TGAATGATCTCTGCTCTGAACAAACCAGCAAACT CACTCGTGATGAGAGCAATGGAGTGGAGAACAACACAGCAAGACAAAGAAAACTGGAGCGCTGA
- the mrps30 gene encoding LOW QUALITY PROTEIN: 39S ribosomal protein S30, mitochondrial (The sequence of the model RefSeq protein was modified relative to this genomic sequence to represent the inferred CDS: inserted 1 base in 1 codon) yields the protein MASCSRLPLHPLLSSASVRLACNRNVQVEASTVQSLYPPILPSRTAKSKSAKRRVVTELFEQLRSCTAQEKIHALTRVQRKKYVIYPHTFALNADRWYQHYTKTAFLGGLPERYDAESAPVVDESVLSEVRAVVCNSILQEHWHAKKGRTFIYKEQEQLVSPFLRNAVCGLKNLLAKENPVLSLSSLDFDPQVNYYWLXGERTIPEGHRRGRTEPMRFQIDDKPHSQIRIPQQLPEFVPLEAEISAEVPVVTLAPDMLPLFRRQYDNNVFIGAKLEDPCCYGHTQFHVVPDRFHRDRMSKRGSSDQAEVSLRANSIASLFAWTGAQAMYQGFWSEEDVSRPFVSQAVITDGQFFSFFCYQLNTLALSPRADSNNSRKNLCWGTESMQLYERITDGDIVGLNDAVLKLLLQFLLNNPQF from the exons ATGGCGTCCTGCAGCAGGTTGCCCTTGCATCCTTTACTCTCCAGTGCGTCAGTACGTCTCGCCTGTAACAGAAATGTCCAGGTTGAAGCTTCCACAGTACAGAGTTTATATCCACCCATTCTGCCCTCCCGCACCGCGAAGAGTAAGTCGGCGAAGCGGCGCGTGGTCACGGAGCTCTTCGAGCAGCTGCGCTCCTGCACGGCGCAGGAGAAGATCCACGCGCTCACTCGCGTTCAGCGCAAGAAGTACGTGATTTACCCACACACATTTGCTCTCAACGCGGACAGATGGTATCAGCACTATACCAAAACGGCGTTTCTCGGTGGTCTGCCCGAGAGGTACGACGCGGAGTCTGCGCCGGTGGTGGATGAGTCTGTGCTGTCTGAGGTGCGAGCTGTAGTCTGCAACTCCATCCTACAAGAGCACTGGCACGCGAAGAAAGGGAGGACCTTCATCTATAAAGAGCAAGAGCAACTCGTCTCTCCGTTTTTAAGGAACGCGGTGTGTGGTCTGAAAAACCTTCTGGCCAAAGAAAACCCTGTGCTGAGTCTGTCTAGTTTAG ATTTTGACCCTCAAGTCAACTATTACTGGT CGGGAGAAAGGACTATTCCAGAGGGCCACAGGAGAGGACGGACCGAGCCCATGAGATTCCAGATTGATGACAAACCTCACAGTCAGATCAGGATCCCACAGCAGCTTCCTGAG TTTGTTCCTCTTGAGGCAGAAATCTCTGCTGAAGTTCCCGTTGTCACTTTGGCTCCCGACATGCTCCCCTTGTTCAGGAGACAGTATGACAACAACGTCTTCATAG GTGCTAAACTGGAAGATCCATGCTGCTATGGTCACACACAGTTTCACGTGGTCCCTGACAGGTTCCACAGGGACAGAATGAGCAAGAGAGGCTCCTCTGATCAGGCGGAGGTGTCATTGAGAGCTAACAGTATTGCCAGCTTGTTTGCATGGACAGGGGCGCAGGCTATGTATCAAG GCTTTTGGAGTGAAGAGGATGTGAGCAGGCCGTTTGTGTCTCAGGCTGTCATCACAGACGGGCAGTTCTTCTCATTTTTCTGCTATCAGCTCAATACTCTGGCTTTGAGTCCAAGGGCTGACAGCAACAATAGCAGGAAGAACTTATGCTGGGGCACAGAAAGCATGCAGCTATATGAGAGAATCACAGATGGAGACATAGTGGGCTTGAACGATGCTGTTCTTAAACTGTTGCTGCAGTTTTTATTGAACAacccacagttttga
- the hint2 gene encoding histidine triad nucleotide-binding protein 2, mitochondrial, whose protein sequence is MEYGRCLSLNSAMTARSILLTRQVLPLGHHLRRVLPVKTFCSSTRDEVRLAQEASKKYGRPEPTIFSKIIDKTIPAAIIYEDDKCLAFRDVNPQAPVHFLVIPRIPIPRISEAHDDDASLLGHLLIVAKNIAKKEGLGEGYRVVINDGKNGAQSVYHLHIHVLGGRQMKWPPG, encoded by the exons ATGGAATATGGACGCTGTTTGTCCTTAAACAGTGCAATGACAGCTCGCAGTATTTTACTAACCCGGCAGGTTTTGCCCCTTGGACATCATTTACGGCGTGTCTTACCTGTGAAG ACCTTTTGCTCTTCCACGCGCGATGAGGTTCGCTTGGCACAGGAGGCCAGCAAGAAATACGGAAGACCTGAACCCActatattttctaaaataattgACAAAACTATCCCTGCAGCTATCATTTATGAGGATGACAAG TGTCTAGCTTTCAGAGATGTAAATCCCCAGGCTCCTGTGCATTTCCTGGTTATTCCAAGGATTCCCATTCCCAGGATCAGTGAAGCACACGATGATGATGCATCG CTCCTGGGTCATCTTTTGATAGTGGCCAAAAACATAGCAAAGAAAGAAGGACTGGGTGAAGGATACAGAGTTG tcattaatgatggaaaaaATGGGGCACAGTCCGTGTATCACCTTCACATTCATGTTCTCGGAGGACGGCAAATGAAATGGCCTCCAGGATAG
- the emb gene encoding embigin isoform X3, with product MKSETCRPSRKPGLVLNVPHVSMENWLFHLEGSCKHTPVLPSHHGCSSEGRGSWCLWGPASEKDAPEEMPRPSHTQHSCSQRALFSMASVRHLILLLLYCDGMNTETTPSPQSDPVITTRKAVSKGQNQVIIEDLAILTPQYIELLCNLTDIPNNPPYITGYWTKDGQEIENSEETVNSFSIQARDLGNYSCIFRENRAQVTFVLDVPVIKDKRDKPVVSYIGDSVVLECKLKHTPNTWNWYKANNTEKGLINVTANPLNYKIFINGNETKLTVLNLTEEDSGKYICSAEFDIKPSESYVELKVLSYTEPLKPFIAIVVEVIVLVTLILLWEKCNKPQHDDFSAGVNDLCSEQTSKLTRDESNGVENNTARQRKLER from the exons ATGAAATCG GAAACATGTCGTCCATCCCGGAAACCAGGTTTGGTCTTGAATGTGCCCCATGTTTCTATGGAaaattggctctttcatttagaag GAAGCTGCAAGCATACACCAGTCCTGCCAAGTCACCATGGCTGCAGTAGTGAAGGGAGGGGGAGTTGGTGTCTCTGGGGACCTGCTTCTGAAAAAGACGCACCAGAAGAGATGCCTCGCCCCAGCCACACACAGCACAGCTGCAGCCAAAGAGCTCTCTTCTCCATGGCTAGCGTCAGACATCTCATCTTACTTCTTCTCTACTGTGATGGGATGAACACTG aaacaaCCCCTTCCCCACAGTCTGATCCTGTAATTACAACACGAAAAGCTGTATCCAAAG GTCAAAATCAAGTCATTATTGAAGACCTTGCAATCCTGACACCCCAGTATATAGAACTTTTATGTAACCTAACTGATATACCAAATAACCCTCCGTACATTACTGGCTATTGGACTAAAGATGGACAAGAAATTGAAAACTCTGAAGAAACTGTAAATAG TTTCAGTATACAGGCCAGAGACTTGGGAAATTATTCCTGCATCTTCAGAGAAAATCGGGCACAAGTAACATTTGTTTTAGATG TTCCTGTAATAAAAGACAAAAGAGACAAGCCGGTAGTGAGTTACATTGGAGATTCAGTTGTACTGGAGTgtaaactcaaacacacaccaaACACCTGGAACTGGTACAAGGCAAACAACACTGAAAAG GGGCTCATCAATGTTACTGCAAACCCTCTGAACTACAAGATCTTTATTAATGGAAATGAAACCAAACTGACTGTACTGAATCTGACCGAAGAAGATTCTGGAAAGTACATATGCAGTGCTGAGTTTGATATCAAACCCAGTGAGTCTTATGTAGAGCTGAAGGTCTTGTCGTATACTGAGCCTCTCAAGCCCTTCATTGCTATAGTGGTTGAAGTCATTGTCCTTGTCACGCTGATTTTGCTTTGGGAAAAATGCAACAAGCCACAACATGACGACTTTTCTGCAGGAG TGAATGATCTCTGCTCTGAACAAACCAGCAAACT CACTCGTGATGAGAGCAATGGAGTGGAGAACAACACAGCAAGACAAAGAAAACTGGAGCGCTGA
- the cplx4b gene encoding complexin-4b yields MSHDGMSREEYEEYQKQMVEEKMERDAEYSTRKAERACLRTCLREKYRIPKSEQDEIMIQQAGDDIDVPEELIKMVDGEVPQEEEKESIMGQMQNLQNMDMDQLKEKAQATFVEMKSKAEEKCTLM; encoded by the exons ATGTCTCATGATGGAATGTCCAGAGAAGAATATGAGGAGTATCAGAAGCAGATGGTGGAGGAAAA GATGGAGAGAGATGCAGAATATTCTACAAGAAAGGCAGAAAGGGCTTGTTTGAGGACTTGTTTAAGAGAAAAATATCGAATTCCAAAG aGTGAACAGGACGAGATTATGATCCAGCAGGCCGGAGATGACATTGACGTGCCAGAAGAACTGATCAAGATGGTGGATGGAGAGGTGCCACAGGAGGAGGAAAAGGAGTCCATCATGGGTCAAATGCAGAACCTTCAGAACATGGATATGGATCAGCTCAAAGAAAAGGCTCAGGCCACATTTGTGGAGATGAAATCCAAGGCTGAGGAGAAGTGCACTCTTATGTAA
- the emb gene encoding embigin isoform X1 — MKSETCRPSRKPGLVLNVPHVSMENWLFHLEGSCKHTPVLPSHHGCSSEGRGSWCLWGPASEKDAPEEMPRPSHTQHSCSQRALFSMASVRHLILLLLYCDGMNTETTPSPQSDPVITTRKAVSKGQNQVIIEDLAILTPQYIELLCNLTDIPNNPPYITGYWTKDGQEIENSEETVNRYNEQYILKKTFSIQARDLGNYSCIFRENRAQVTFVLDVPVIKDKRDKPVVSYIGDSVVLECKLKHTPNTWNWYKANNTEKGLINVTANPLNYKIFINGNETKLTVLNLTEEDSGKYICSAEFDIKPSESYVELKVLSYTEPLKPFIAIVVEVIVLVTLILLWEKCNKPQHDDFSAGVNDLCSEQTSKLTRDESNGVENNTARQRKLER; from the exons ATGAAATCG GAAACATGTCGTCCATCCCGGAAACCAGGTTTGGTCTTGAATGTGCCCCATGTTTCTATGGAaaattggctctttcatttagaag GAAGCTGCAAGCATACACCAGTCCTGCCAAGTCACCATGGCTGCAGTAGTGAAGGGAGGGGGAGTTGGTGTCTCTGGGGACCTGCTTCTGAAAAAGACGCACCAGAAGAGATGCCTCGCCCCAGCCACACACAGCACAGCTGCAGCCAAAGAGCTCTCTTCTCCATGGCTAGCGTCAGACATCTCATCTTACTTCTTCTCTACTGTGATGGGATGAACACTG aaacaaCCCCTTCCCCACAGTCTGATCCTGTAATTACAACACGAAAAGCTGTATCCAAAG GTCAAAATCAAGTCATTATTGAAGACCTTGCAATCCTGACACCCCAGTATATAGAACTTTTATGTAACCTAACTGATATACCAAATAACCCTCCGTACATTACTGGCTATTGGACTAAAGATGGACAAGAAATTGAAAACTCTGAAGAAACTGTAAATAGGTACAATGAACAGTATATCCTTAAAAAGAC TTTCAGTATACAGGCCAGAGACTTGGGAAATTATTCCTGCATCTTCAGAGAAAATCGGGCACAAGTAACATTTGTTTTAGATG TTCCTGTAATAAAAGACAAAAGAGACAAGCCGGTAGTGAGTTACATTGGAGATTCAGTTGTACTGGAGTgtaaactcaaacacacaccaaACACCTGGAACTGGTACAAGGCAAACAACACTGAAAAG GGGCTCATCAATGTTACTGCAAACCCTCTGAACTACAAGATCTTTATTAATGGAAATGAAACCAAACTGACTGTACTGAATCTGACCGAAGAAGATTCTGGAAAGTACATATGCAGTGCTGAGTTTGATATCAAACCCAGTGAGTCTTATGTAGAGCTGAAGGTCTTGTCGTATACTGAGCCTCTCAAGCCCTTCATTGCTATAGTGGTTGAAGTCATTGTCCTTGTCACGCTGATTTTGCTTTGGGAAAAATGCAACAAGCCACAACATGACGACTTTTCTGCAGGAG TGAATGATCTCTGCTCTGAACAAACCAGCAAACT CACTCGTGATGAGAGCAATGGAGTGGAGAACAACACAGCAAGACAAAGAAAACTGGAGCGCTGA